TGGTCCGTCTGCTTTGGTAGGTGCAGAGATAGTTTTCAGAATTGGAGTATTTGAGGTGTTTGATACGTCATTATAAACATGTTAGAGTAAATCTTATTTGTGATGAGTCAGTGCCTAGCTCTTAGTGGGCCAAGGCATATTACATGACAGTAATAAGTAAAAGATTTGGAACAGAACTCTAGAAACTTTCCATCTGCTACGCTGCAACGATTCCCTCTTGTTGATTTTGAATGAGGTCATGTTTGAGCATTTAATCCTCCACAATCTAAAGAAAATTGTATTGTGTGTATCCTCATTCTACCCTACTCCTTGCAAAATAATCTTACACTCTTTAAACTGAGTTTAGAGGCCACGACTTCAATGAATCTTCCTCAGAACCTCAGGACGAGTAATTCATCATGCACTCTCATGATCAGTCTCTCCTTTTCCACTGCTCTTTCCCCTCAACCTGCAAAAAAGCTTAAGTCTTCTCTATTCTAGGATCATTCTTGCCCTCCGCTCTCTTGCTGTCCTTCCCGTCATCATGACCGTCTATACAGGTAGACCACCACTTACTCTTTCACTTGCTCACCTCCCATTCTCCAGCTTCTGCTGTCGCGTGCTGCTGAAACTGCCCTCACAGGACCTTTCCATATCTGCTCACCTCTTCTCAGACTTAATCCTGTCTGACCTTTCTGCAGTATTTGATACTGTAACCACTTTATTGTTGCCATTCATGTCTTTTGTGATATTAATCTGTCCTGCTCTCTTAACACCTATCCTCAGTTTCCTAGGAGTTTTGGcatagtaagaactcaataaatttatttttctttaactcaaTGCCATATAGCTGAAAGAACAATAAGGTGTGATGTGTTCtatttttcactaaaaataaataaaattttcttttgaagataCCTTTTGCCATTTATAAGCAAGTACCATAAATCCAACTAAATTTCATTATATTTGAAGAATTGATGAATTACaatagtttccatttttaaaaaaattttatttcactgatatatacagatgaataaatttttttaaatgacgtttttttattgattttccttgctttttctattaaaatagccTCACCATGTACAGCTCTTATTCTTAGTAGAACTTGAATATTGTTATGGTGATTTTAGTATGAATCAGCTTTTCCTATTGTTAATTGATTCAGACTTGTTGTTTAATTTCAGACTACTCCAAAAATTAGATTTTCCCACTATGAAATTTTCACTCTATTTCTTGGCTTATGAGGATAAAAATGACATCCCAAAAGATAAAGATGAAAGAGCAGCATGGGCATTCTCCAGAAAAGCTACACTTGAACTGACACAGTGAgtatgagtttttattttttttatatactcTACATTTTTTtgaagcttattttttttaaactttttttcctttcttatcagCTTAATTCAAACCAGGGCTACCTAATCACTTTCAACTTGTAACAATATGTTTGAGTATTTTATATGGATCTTATGGTCTTTGTATTGTTCTTGTGGCATAGGTAGGGCAAGTGAGATCATTTGCCTTTTAGATAGAGAATATAAGACTGAAATGGCAAGATACTTGTCAAATGGTAGCTAATGAATGTTTAGGTACTATAAGTAAGGTCTTCATAATTTCAGCATTTTTGTTGAAATTGgcatttcccttctttcttttttattctttatgttgtttCTGTGCACCTGCTAAAAAATACCAAAAGAGCAtttgtttcagggtgtgtgatTTAATGTGTCCCCTGATTCAAAACAGCCCTGGAATCAGAAAGACCTAGACATGAGTCTTGGCTCTGACAATAGCTCTGCGACCCTAAACAAGTTATATCACCTCCCTAAGTGGcagtctcatttataaaatggagatactcAGATCTAGCCCTTGGAGCTGTTCTGAGGACTTAAGgaaatataaagtacttagcacaagAAATGATAGttgctattattataattattgttctTATCCAGATGCCTGGTTTTATTGTCTCCTTAGTCATTCTTTGCCCATTTGCTCTTTCTGTAGTTGAAAACTTAATATTTACAGTAACAGAGATTAGACCAAGTATATTAAGTAGCATATATACATGGTAAGATTTCAAAGATTGTTGCAGCTTTCTTTTCAGAATATCTGTTCTCCAGGTCACTTGTAATTATGTTTTCCCTCCTTTTGTAGCAATTGGGGCACTGAAGATGATGAGACCCAGAGTTACCACAGTGGCAATTCAGACCCTCGGGGATTTGGTATGTTTGCCTATTTGTGTGTAATAAACATGGATTTGTGTGATTTTTCCATTGTGTAACTATTTATGATTGTAAGCAATCTAAAACATTAAGTATAATCAATTTGTTAGGAgtatggttatttttattttccacaaaTGATTTTATTTAGGAGTTGTTTAATTTCATCATCTCAGTCTAAACTTTTTACATTTACTCTCTCACAATGATTTTACTTTTCAGTCTCAGTATTATATTTCCAGTAGAtgtttcaagaaacaaaaaaccaaaactgatGGTTAATAATAATCCTGATTTCTGCCAGCATACACTTCTTCCTTGATCTAAAATCTCTCAATCAAAACAATAGTATTACCAATTTAAATTGGCTGCTATGTAGTCAGTATCAATAATAAGCCTATTAAGCATGAGTAAATGGTTACTCTTTTGTGTTGTAGGTTATTCTTAACAGATCAAACTATTTATGAGCCAGTATTGGGCTatgttaaataattaataattcagagcaactaattaatttattatacCCAGCCAGTTAGATTCTTGTTCTTTAATATATTATAGGTTTTGAACCAACTTGATTCAGTCTGTTTTCAGATGCCTTATGTTTTGAAATAAACTAGTTTTGGAAGCCACTTGTGGCACATGGGTACCCTGTggtaatttttccttctttctctctgccttgttTTGGGGGTGGTTACCTAAGGTCACATTGGAATTGCTGTTCCTGATGTTCACGGTGCTTGTAAAAGATTTGAAGAACTGGGAGTCAAATTTGTGAAGAAACCTGATGATGGTGAGTCTGCTGCTTGTTTTCTTCAGGCCTCTGTTTAGTTATATAACATTTACTAAGCACCCACAGAGGGTACTGTTGTAGTAAAATCCTTTTGGTTGCAAGTAACTTGGAATTCTACTCCAACGAGcttaaggaaagaagggaaatgaTTGGAAGAATACCTAGTTATCTCAGGGAACTGAAAGGCAGCACCTAGGGTGGCTTCACATGGGACTAGTCACAGGATCTAGAGAGCTATCAAGGACCTAGGCTCTCTCTCCACCCCTTGACCCTACCATTCTCTCAGTGACCACCAGCTTTCACTCTCTCGGGTATATCTAACCACCCAAAAAAGTAAGTTCCTTAAAGTCTGTTTCATTTGCTGTTAATGTAACTACACCAAGTCTCTTCAGTTaataatttcctgatttttttttttcatcctttttcaaCCTTTGTGTGTCCTTCAGTTTTAGGTATATTGCTTGACATAGTATATATCTGGATTTTGTTGGATTTAcatgtattataattattttatttagatcTGTTTTTGCCaccataatttattatttaattttcatttgaaatatttcactgtttcatttcaatcctttttttttttcaattaggaGATTTGATATCCAAATATCCTCCTCCCTAGTAAGGAAAGAACTTGCTCCCCTCTACCTCCATTATGTTACTATTACTCAGGCTGGgatattattgatttatttttcctttttctttggctttggctttggcttttttttttaagataataaatatatcaaggtatatattttttctccataGATCTCTTGCagcatctttcagatttttctgtcCCTTTATTAAGTACCTCAACCAAAACTGTTTTTAAAGGGTTTGTGAGGCAAAACTCTTGAAGCTCTGTATGTCCCAGAACCATGCCTTTATACATATGAATGACAGTTTTGTTGACTATAAAATCTTAGGTTTATTTTCCTTCAGTCTTGAAAGTACAACTATATTGTCTTATTTTTCCCATCCACTGTTGCTGCTGAAAAATCTGATTTGTGTTCCTTTGTAtagtttcttctgttttgttctagaggctttttatatttgttatttctttgtCCTTGCCTTCCTTCTGGGAGATTTCTTCAAACTGGCATACCAGTTACCTAATTTTTCCTCAGATGTATCTGTTCTTATATTTATCTTCTGTATTCTCATCTATTATTAATTTCAGCTATTATCATTTTGATACTGAATTTTTGCTGGGCTCCCTTAATATTTTCTTGTTCTTGTTTCATATTGGTCGTATTGAATATTCCTCATTGCTTTTATATGTTTTAATAGTTCTTGGTCCCCATTGATctaatatttgttcttctgttaGAATGTATAATCCATTGTTTGTTTTATAGTTATATTCCTCAAATTCTCATTATTTTGGTctcagaggttttttgtttgttttttttgaaactGAAACCATTACCTATTCCAAACATCAGGCAGTGTGAATGGGGGAAGGCCAGACCTCAGTCCTTAAAAATCCACATGATCTCAGGGAGATGTgctgagcagagagagaaaataagagtTAAACAAATACTTCGCATTCTGTAGTCAGATCCTTTTCCCCTCTTTGTCCCTGATGGAGTAGTAGTATTAGTAGGAGACACTTCTGGGATTGTCTTTCCCTCATCCTGGTTGTGGGGAAAGTGAAACCTCTGGGAGATCAGTTGGTACCCACCTGTCTTTCTGCCCTTATCTACTCCCGAGGACATTAGAACCAGTAGTTTTAACCCCCCACCCTGTGGGAGTAGGTGCTAATGCCCAAGGCACTGGGAGAAGCAAGAGCCAAACTAACAAAACTCCTGTTTATTCTCCCACAGCCATGATGGACTGCCTTGTGGTCCAGCCAAAAGTACCCCCTTCCACACAAAGGAGGTTAAAACAGtcactaccccacccccaccattcCTCTCCCCAACTATCACGTCAGGgacattgtactttttttttttttttttttcctatttttttaatctgtgttccTCTGGGGTTGATCTTGAAGAAAGGAGCCAGAGATAGGAGTCAAACTACTTCAGCATCTTGGTACCAAAATAAATTTCCGAGGTCACATTTTTCCATTTAAGCAAAGAACTCTACTACTAGACCTACTAACCTCTCAATCCCAGTTTTGAATTCCTGGGAGAAAGAATCTGATTGGCAGAGCTTGGGTTACATAGAATAGTGTATGATCTAAGCATCTGGGTCCTTTGGCTGTGTAGATAAGCCATGCTACCTCCTCCCTTGAGCagctatttatttcctttatcctCTTTAAAATAAGACAATTTCTTTGACTACTCAACTAGTAGCATGAAGTGATACTGTGCAGGTGAAATAAATACCTGATACTTACAAGATGCAGCCAGTCCCACAGTTTATTTCAGGAGAGTTGGTTTACAGCTAtgtggagaagaaaaaatatgtcaTTCTGAAAATCGTGCATCTGGGCAACACCGACAATAGAATTTTTTGaagttaaaactataaacaaaacaatgtaattaactaaaatgcaaattaaaatttgaattaataaaaaatgtattttaaatttttaaggtttttttttttaagtcttttcagTAATGAAAATCATTTTGTTTTACAGGTAAAATGAAAGGCCTGGCATTTATTCAAGATCCTGATGGCTATTGGATTGAAATTTTGAATCCTAACAAAATGATAACTATTATTTAGTTCTGTGAGAATGCTGCTTTGAGATTTCAGTGAAGACATTGTGGAAGGTAAAAAAGGAGACAATGTGATTCAAGATATTCAGTTAACAGAAGCATCTAGGACTGATGGATTATAGTCtcaattaaaattattcttaagtCCATTTCCCTTTCCTATCTCAGCTATGTTTTTCACCTAACTGTTCAGTCATTCTAGTTTTAAAGTAGTGCTTTGTCTTATGTCCTTGAATGTAGTTGTATAACTACTTTTTTAGGCAATAATTAGAACAGTTCCCTTCAGAGGCTGCATTTGCCTTCTATCTTCTGAAGAGATACAAGTCTACAAGTCTGCCTTTGAAtcatcattttcaaaaaaaaaaaaaccacttaatATGTTTTTGTTGTGATTACCTTCTGGGGTTTCAGTTCCTCAGAAGTAACTTCAGAATGGGAAGTAAAGAACCCCGAACAAAAATGAAGCTTCATGTATATTTCAAATagtataaagtttattttacaaaagaaaagttACTCTTGGGAGAAATTCAGAAttatgctgacaaggatgtggataGAAAaactaatttcttcttctttacaaAGTACTTTGAAAGTTGAAGGACTAACCTCTTTATTTTGGGATGGGGAAGAGGATGGGAATATTACATACTGGGTAGGCAGACACAGACTAGGCTGTCACATACTTTATCTCCCTTAATCCTCCACAGTATCCTGTGAGATAGAAAGTAGGCTGGACATGCAAAATAACTTTAATGAATCCAAGGCAATATAAATAGGCTAAGGACTCAAGATCTCATCATCATTTTTAGTATTTAGATTATACCTCAAAAATTAgtaccttggggcttccctggtggcgcagtggttgagaatccacctgccaatgcaggggacacaggttcaagccctggttcgggaagatcctacatgccacagagcaactaagcccgtgtgccacagctactgagcctgcgctctagaacccgtgagtcacaactactgaagcctgcgtgcctagaggcacgtgctccacaacaagagaagccaccgcaatgagaaacccgcgcactgcaacaaagagtagcccccgctcaccacaactagagaaagcccgcgtgcagcaacagagacccaatgcagccaaaaataaaataaataaattaaaaaaaaaattagtacctCACAATACCTCCTTCCCTAGTGTTCTTTGTAAAAACCTTCAAAGAGTTTGAGCATTGTCCTCTCAGCTTTCAAGCCCGAGTACCACGGTGAGGAAGAAGCAGTGGAGGAAGTCTGGAGTGTGCGGCTGCTCTGGGGATGCCTGGTTGTCCCTGTGCAACTGGTGCTTGTGTTACTTGTGAAGAGCCCCTACCCCAAGGTCTTCCAGATGCCAGTAATCATTTAGGATAAATTATGTTCAGTGATAACATAACTTAGTTATCAGAAATCAGCTCAGTGGTCTTCCCTGCCATGATTGACATTTGATGGGTTTCAAAAACcaaactgagggcttccctggtggcacagtggttgagagtctgtctgccaatgcggaggacacgggttcgggccctggtctgggaggatcccacatgctgtggagcgactgggcccgtgagccgcagttgctgggcctgcgcgtctggagcctgtgctccgcggcgggagaggccgcgatagtgagaggcctgcgatGGTGGGGGGCctgcgcaccgcggtgaagagtggcccccgcttgccacggctggagagggcccttgcacagaggcgaagacccaacacagccatggatggatgaataaatttaaaaaaaaacaaaaaaaaacaccaaacttattttgaaaatctCTTATGGCACAGATAATAAGAACATCCAGTTTGTGGTTTAACTACATTTGGATTTTTTGTGGACTCTAGTGGAAGACCTTTGGATAGGCCTTGCCTACTGTGCTTACACTGCTAGAAgcactttcatttcctttttggatggaatggatTTATGTGAGCAGTTCAAACAAATAGCAGTACTTATagactgaagtaaaataaaattttagaaaagactGTTTGTTTAATTTGTAAACTTCTATCCAGcatgttctttcttttaaaaaaaaaaatctgcccttGGGGAGTACTGCAAGGATTTTTGAAGGGGCTTGCAGACTCATTGAGAACTGGGAATGGTTGTAATTCTATACACCAGGCAAAGCACATAGTTTCTATGGATAAGGAAGGGTCAGGAAGATGAGAAGAGGAAAGTAAATGGATAAAGGATTTTGGTAGAAAAAGtgcagagaagaagaaaagacaaatatcaaaaaTGAGTTGTGGAAACCAGTGCTGGTACATTTTGGGTACTAGCATTACCAAGTGGGAGGGTTATTAGATTCATAAATTTAGTCATTTAAACCTTTTTTCCTCAGAAAGAAGCCTTCTCTACTTGCTAAGTAAAACTTGCCAAAAGATAGCCCTTGCTACTCTTTAAATCTGATCCCTGTATGcattgaaaaaatatgtattgtgtCACTGGGCCTTGCTAGGGATTAGAACAATTCACTTCTAAATTAATTTATCTGAGCAGTGGTGACATGAAAGTGTGAATTAGAGCACAAGAAGTTTTCTTGTTTTCCATTATTGGACAGCCAGACTGTATAGCTTACTGTCAATGTAAAATAAATCAGTTGCTCATGAACCCTACATGAGACTCAGTTATAATACATATGGTCTGAATAGGAGCTGATGACTGCGCTACAGCTTCCCCATATAGCATTCTGACCAGGATTGCGTACAGTGTATATAAATATTCCTTGGCAACACAACTGCTTGTGAAGAGGGTTATATCAGTAAAGATGCATGCTGCTGACAATAAGAAAAGACCTAACTCTATCAGATGTAACAAGCACTTCAGAGGTTCTGGAATGACTTGATAGAGGGTTCAGAACTATCAGGCACCCTGGTTTCCTTCCATCTTTGCCAAACTGTCATTCTCAGCAGTTGTTTGGGGGGCTAATAATACCTGTGATCAAAAACGCCTActatgaggacttccctggtggcacagtggttaagaatccacctgccaatgcaggggacacgggttcgagccctggtccggaaagatcgcacatgccgcggagcaactaagctcactgcaactagagaaagcccgtgcacagcaacgaagacccaacgcagccaaaaataaataaataaattaaaaaaaaaaaaaaccgcctACTATAATTCCAGGTGTCATTGTACAAACAATGTCCAGTGAAAGAAAATAACCTGTTGTTCCTTTTGTGTGTTTAATGAGTGTAAACCTTTCTCAAAGCTCATCAGCAGAATTCTCCTTATGTCTCAAACCAGAATTGGGTCACTCGCCTGCCTCTAATCATTGACAAAGGGACTGAGACCGCTCTGACTTAGATCATATTTACTGCAGTTACCTACATGAGGGTAGACACTGCATCCAAATTGAAACTGCCAGAATGGAGGAGCAAATAAGGGCTTCTGAAAAGGCGAAACAGAAACTGCAAAAGGGTGAAATTAAATATTGAGAACTTAGTGGGTGCAAGGGTGCTGTAAGAAATCAGAAGACatttcctgccctcaaagaacttGTTCTGAGATTGTGGTTCTCAACTATATCAGACTTAGCAAACCCTCCTTACTATAACATGGGAACGTTTATAACATCTATCACACCCACTATTGTAAAACAAAATTCATATATAACTTACCTATATACACAGTTTCAAAAAGGATCAGTCCAATGCCTTTattgtaataaaaagaaataaatcaatttttaataaaatatgcatttcaATATGTAAATGCCCAGATACTACTACACTAGAAAACAATGAAGTAGTCAAGTGCTTTCTCTTATAtatggaagaagtaaaactgtttaaTAGCATACTGATAACTctatttggtattttaaaatagagactaaattCATGATTCCTGAAGAGCTATAATGTTAcaactttatttacttatttatttttttggccacgccacgtggcatagggaaatcttagttccccaaccagggatcaaacccatggcccctgcagtgccctcggagtcttaaccactgaaccgccagggaagtaccaGTGTTACAACTTTAAATGCATACTGATAACAGGTGTGTTTTATTGGTCACTCAAAGAAATTGAATGATGTACTGTTGGACATTTTCCGAAATGGTGATCAATTCTCGTGGAGGttttgaataaaagaataatattccTTCTGTTTATAGGGTAGTTTTGTCCCTAGtgaatattaaaattatacatacaaataagtaaaatggaAGTTCTAGGCTCAGAAGATAAAAGCaggtgttataatttttttttttaggtgttataattttttaattgacataacattgtgtaagtttaagatgtgtgGTATGTTGATTTGATACCACCATAGGGTTAGtaacacctctatcatgtcacatagTAATTCTTTATTGTGatgggaataattaagatctagtctcttagcctagaaatcaactacaagaaaaaagctgcaaaaaacacaaacatggagactaaacaatatgctactcaATAACcagtgggtcactgaagaaatcaaagaggaaattaaaaaatatctggtgacaaatgaaaatggaaacacaatgatccaaaatctatgggttacagcaaaagcagttctaagagggaagtttatggttatacaggcctacctcaggaaataagaaatctcaatctaaccttacacctaaaggaaaagaacaaacaaaaccatccTTCGCTAGCACTTCTGCTAGTATATAGGTGGTGACCCTGGTGGAGTGACCCAGACTGTCATCtctgaggggtctgagcccctGGACAATATGTCCTTTTCAGACCAGCCAGGGTTGCTGCACTTGTCCATTTGCCTTGAAAACTGGGCATGAGAATACCAACAGGCACCTAAGTGGGTCACATGGATGCTAAGCATACTCCTAGCTGTCCCCATTGTGTAGCAGCAGCCCCACTTCTTCCTAATGATAAGGGTCACTTACTACTGCCAGAATGGTGATTCTTCTTGTCCAAAGTAACAGGGCAGCAACCAAAGCTTAAAAGTAATGGGATTAatcccaaagcaacctacagattcaattaaAAACCTATCAAAATCTTAATGACTTCtttttcagaaatggaaaaattcaaactaaaattcacatggcatctcaagggaccccaaatagccaaaacaatcttgaaaaagaagaataaagttggaggattcacactttctgctttcaaaacttaccacaagccttcagtaatcaaaacagcatggtacttcagtaatcaaaacagcatagagcccagaaacaaaccctcaCACATATGTCAAATGAGTTTTGACGAGGATACCAAGAGCATTCAGTGGGGAAAGTACAATGTTTTCAAatagtgctggaaaaactggatatccacacacaaaagaatgaagttggacctttaTCTTATACCATctgtaaaaattaactcaaaatggatcaaacaaatgtaaaagctaaaagtataaaactcttagaagaaaacatgggggaaAGCTGCATGACATTGGACTTGGCAgtaatttcttggatatgataccaaaacacacaggcaacaaaagaaaaaaatagacaaattggacttcactaaaatttaaaacaaatttaaatttaaaatttaaattaaaggatgctatcaacagagtgaaaaggtaacccacagaatgggaaaacatacttgaaaatgatatatctgataaggagttaatatccagaatatataaagaactcctccAACAcaaaaacaacccagttaaaaaatgagcagaggattgaaaatcaaaaccacaatgagataccatttgcACCCATTCAGGTAGctattatataaaaatgaaaacaaaaacagaaaataacaagtgttggcaaagatgtgaagaaattagaacccttgttcTCTGCTGGCGATAATGTAAAACAGTGCAgctgctgtagaaaacagtatggcagttcttcaaaaaattaaacatagaataacCGTATGTTCAGCAATACcgcttctggatatatacccaaaagaaaacagagactcaAACTGATATTTGTACACCAGTCTTTgttggcagcattattcacaatagccaaaaggtggaaacaacctaaatgtccattgatggatgagtggataaataaaatgtgatatatacatacaatggaatgttattcagccttaaaaaggaatgaaatcctgaaacatgctacaacatggatgaaccttgaagatgcTGGGCTAACTGAAATAAATCAaacacaaaaagataaatgctgtgtgattccatttatatgagatacctagaatagtcaaattcataggactgaaagaatggtggtttccaaggattggagggaaaaggaaatggggagtgattgttgaataggtacagagtttcagtttgggtagatgaaaaagttctggagatggatgatggtgatggtttcacaacaatgtaaatgtacttaatgccattgagttgtatacttaaaaatggttaaaatggtaaactttgttttgtatattttaccataataaaagaaattaatggGACTCGTATTGTGTGCCCTGGTGAAAGTGTCTCACTTTTTAGAAGAAGGACCTCTAGACAAGCAGAACCTGGAGTTGTGGGGATAGGAAGCACAAATGCTCCAAGCAGATAACTGGAGCAATGGTGGTAAGAGGGGCTGCTTATATTTTCCACCATAGTTCCTGAACCCATATGATACCTATTGGGAGTATAGTACTAATAATGATAATTGATTTTGGGTATATAATGTGTCCTGGCAGTTGGCATCTTATCATTACAGGGTATCATCTCTGAGCTGGCACCTCAGCTGCACCTTCAAAAGACCATTTCATCACTGTCTCAGAGCAGCAGCTTCTGGGTGGTACAGTATGTGATAGGTCCAGTGGGTCCCATGGCCATGTGCCCACTACACTTCCTTTGCTCTAAAATGACCCCTTGGGCTGCCATCACCATGAGAAGAACATGCTCCAGGGAGCCATTGCCCTTCCAGCCTGGATTCCAGAATGGGACAGTTGGTGCAGAGAGAGAGCCATCCCAAGTATCCCACAGCCTGAAACAGAGTGATCTTAGCTGATcagcatgagcaagaaataaatgcttattgtatgccattgagatttttttgcatgtttgttacacagcatttttGTGGCAATAACTGATTGACACACTTCTATCTTTCCTCCCCAAATTTCTtagtttatcttgttctttcttctAACTTCTTAACTGGAATGATT
Above is a genomic segment from Eubalaena glacialis isolate mEubGla1 chromosome 7, mEubGla1.1.hap2.+ XY, whole genome shotgun sequence containing:
- the GLO1 gene encoding lactoylglutathione lyase, giving the protein MAEPQPASGGLTDEAALGCCSDPDPGTKDFLLQQTMLRIKDPKKSLDFYTRILGMTLLQKLDFPTMKFSLYFLAYEDKNDIPKDKDERAAWAFSRKATLELTHNWGTEDDETQSYHSGNSDPRGFGHIGIAVPDVHGACKRFEELGVKFVKKPDDGKMKGLAFIQDPDGYWIEILNPNKMITII